ATATAAACGTGTTGTTAAACCCGAAGGAAATGTAAAAGCACAGCAGATCATGAATGATGTGTTCGAGCTGCGCGACGAATGGTGGCGTGGTCTTGGCGTAATTCCTCAAAGCGGGATGATGATACGCGAAAAATATAAAATACATGATGCGGAAGCCATGCTTCCTGTAACAGTTCCTGAACCCGAAGAACCTGCAGGTTGTATTTGCGGCGAAATATTGAAAGGATTAAAGAATCCGAAACAATGTAAATTGTTTGGAAAAGCCTGCACACCTTCCGATCCCATTGGTGCATGCATGGTTTCAAGCGAAGGCTCATGCCAGGCGTATTATAAATATAACAGGATGATAAAAGTTGACAAGGCATTAGGCTAAGTCGTAAGTCTATAGACACAAGACATAAGTTGACAAGTGGATTAGAATGCTGAATGTTTTTGTGTTTTTTTATTTCTGTTTAAAATTCATCTTTCCACTTTACTATGGAGTGTAATAAATATTTATAGCTTTGTGTATGAAGCTATTTAAGTTTTCCAGAATAAGTTGAAATAAATATTGAAAAATTAATTTTCATGCTTCCCAAAAAGAAAGAACATCCTAAAGAAAAATCAAAATTGCATCCACGAAATAAACATCGTGAGCGCTACGATTTCAAACAACTTATTGAGAGTTGCCCTGAATTAGCCGCGTTTGTGAAGATGAATATATACAATGATGAATCCATTGATTTTGCTGATCCGGATGCTGTGAAAATGCTGAACAAAACTTTGCTGAAGCATTATTATAATATCGATAATTGGAATATCCCTGAAAATTATTTATGTCCGCCCATTCCCGGGCGAGCCGACTACATTCACTATATGGCCGATCTGTTATATAGCAGTAATTTTGGGAAAATGCCGGCAGGCAAAAAAATAAAATGCCTCGATGTTGGCGTTGGCGCTAATTGCGTTTATCCAATTATTGGAAACAAAGAATACGACTGGTCGTTCGTGGGTTCCGACATTGATGCGGTTGCTGTTGAATCGGCAAAAAAAATAATTGAATCAAACCCGGTTTTAAAAAATAAAATCGAAATTCGTTTACAAAAAAATCTGAAAGATATTTTTTATGGGATCATTCAGCAAGATGAATATTTTGATCTGACAGTTTGTAATCCTCCGTTTCATAAATCATTGATAGAAGCCAGCGAAGGAACTCTCCGCAAATTAAATAATCTGAATGATAAAAAAATCACAAAACCGGTTTTAAATTTTGGAGGCAAAAGCAATGAGTTATGGTGCAAAGGCGGTGAGGTAAAATTTGTGAAGAACATGATTTATCAAAGCAAACAATTCGCAACTTCCTGTTTTTGGTTTTCTACTTTAATAGCAAAACAAACACATCTCAGCAGTGTTTATGAAGCGCTGAAAAAAGTTGAAGCTACAGAAGTGAAGACCATTCCAATGGGACAGGGAAATAAATCGAGCCGTATTGTTGCATGGACTTTCTTTACTCCGGAACAAAAGAAAAATTGGGCGAATACAAGATGGAATAAGTAAGTTAAATATTTTTTCAAGAGAATATTTTTATAAATCATACTTCAAAAATTGCAAATCGTAAATTAATAAAACCATGATAGAATTTGAATTAGGCGAACACGAATTCATCCCGTTAAACACATTGTTGAAACTGCTGAACTTTGTTCGTTCCGGTGGTGAAGCCAACCAGGTAATTGACGAAGGCTTTGTTAAAGTAAATGATGTTATAGAAAAACAAAAAAGAAAAAAACTTAGAGCAGGGGATAAGGTTAAGTTTCAGAAAAATGTTGTGCTAATTAAAGTGTAGCAAGTTGTAAGACAAAAGTAATTTTAGATTTGATGATTTAAGAATTATATTTTTCTGTCTTCGCATTCGATGCGGCGAATTGGTGAAAATATTAATCTTTCAAATGAGTAGTTTTATAGTTTACTGTATAATGTTTTAAGTTGTTTGTCATGCTGAAGAATGAGGCATCCATAATTCATTCTACCATTCAATTTTATAGATTACCTTTGCAATTCATTAATAAGCATCACAATGATCTTTGAAGATTTAAATTTAAATAAGCCTTTACTTCAAGCCCTGGATGATTTGGAATACACAAATCCTACACCCATACAGGAAAAAGTTTTTCCTTTAATCATGGATGGAAGGGATGTGTTGGGAATTGCTCAAACAGGCACCGGTAAAACCTTTGCATACCTTCTTCCTATTTTAAGGCAGCTGAAATTTTCCGAACAGAAACATCCGCGAATATTGATTGTTGTGCCAACACGCGAACTGGTATTGCAAGTGGTTGGTGAAATCAATAAATTGATAACATACATGAGTGTACGTGTTGGCGGGGTGTACGGGGGAACAAATATCAATACACAAAAACAAATTGTATACAATGGCTTGGATATACTGGTTGCTACACCGGGGCGATTGATAGACCTTGCTTTATGCGGAACATTGCGTTTAAGTTTCATTCAGAAATTTGTTATTGATGAAGCAGAAGAAATGTTCAACATGGGTTTTCGCACACAATTAAAAAATGTGATTGACCTGTTGCCTCCCAAAAGGCAAAACCTTTTATTTTCAGCAACGATGATGAAAGATATTGAAAATATTATTTCAGACTTTTTCATTACTCCGCAAAAAATTGAAATTGCAGCACATGGTGCACCACTGGAACAAATTTCGCAGGTTGCTTATTATGTGCCGAATTATTACACGAAAGCAAACTTGTTAGAAAACCTGGTTTTAAAGAATGACGAATTAAATAAGGTACTGGTTTTTTGTGAATCCCGGAAATTGGCTGACCGCTTGTTCGACCAGATGAAAGAAAAATTTCCTGATCAATTAGGTGTGATACATTCCAATAAATCTCAGAATTTCAGAATAAATTCTTTAAAGCAATTTCAGGATGGAAATTACAGGGTGCTTATCGCTACTGATATTGCAGCAAGGGGTTTGGATATTTCTGATGTTTCACATGTGATCAATTTCGATACTCCAAAAATTCCTGTAGATTATATTCATCGCATTGGAAGAACCGGAAGAGCTGATAAAACAGGGGTTGCCATTACATTCATAAATGAAGCGGAACGGATTTTTCAAATTGAAATTGAAGGATTGATGAAGAAACCCATTCCTATCGAACCGCTTCCTGAAGATGTAATTATTTCAAAAATATTTACTGATGAAGAATTACCGCCGAAAACGAATAAGAACTATTTAAAAAATTCTACGCTTAAAAGTTCAGGTGGTGCTTTTCATGAGAAATTGGAAAAAAATAAAAAAGTAAATCTTGGTGGATCATACAAAAGAAATCTCCGGCTTAAATATAAAAAACCTAAAAGCCTTCATAATAATAAGAAAAGAGAGAAAAAGTAAATAAATAATTTTACATACAATGATTTTCAACGCCATTTATGGCGTTGAAAAAAAAGAAAAAGAAAACAGGCTTTAGCCCAAACATATAAAATAAAATGTCATTCATAAAAGTTTACGTGCATTACGAATGGTCAACAAAGAACAGGGAATTATTATTATCTGCAGATATATGGCTAATCAGGAAGAGCATCATAAAAAGATTACATTTCAAAAGGAATATGATAAAATTATTAGACGGTATGGATTTGATATTGTTAAACATTAATTCTTGGTTTGGGCTAAAGCCCTTTTCTTTTCGTTTTATTTTGAGCACGACATAAATGTCGTGCCTAATGATGTTAAAATAGAACAACTGCATAAAATGAATAAATAAGATAGAAAGTTGGAAAGCATGTAAGTGTTATGGATAACGAAGCATTGATAAAACTGGTAAGCATGAAAATGCCTTATGGAAAATACAAAGGTTGGACTTTATGTAATTTACCGGAACCTTATTTAGTATGGTATCATGCAAAAGGTTTTCCTGAAGGAAAATTAGGAATGCTTCTGCATACTATGTATGAAATAAAACTGAATGGTCTGGAATATTTGTTGGAACCGTTTAAAAACCGCAACTATCAAGGCGTACGAACAATAAACAAATAAGGAAATATATGTAACGGTTCAGGTATGTTATATTATTTATACCGACAGAAAAGAGTTTTGCAAAAATATTTTTTGTTTTCTGTACGGTATAACTCGTTCTAAACAGTTTTGCCTTTACAAACCTGATAAGAACGAGTATAATTTCTATCAATTTAAAAAAATGTATCTCGCAAAGTTCGCAAAGGAAAAATGCAAAGCTCGCGAAGGCTCTATTTTATTGGCTTTGCGTCCTTGCCGAAAATCTTAGCGGTCTTTGCGAGAAAAATTTAAATCATTAATATTCTTTATTTGAAACATTTTTAATGTACCTGGATAGTTACAAATATATTAATCGAGTTTTATTTCTAAATTATTTTTTCTTTTAATAAAATGTTTTGAATCGCCGTATTCATCATAAGCGATTTCTTCGCCAATCATTTTAACCCTGTTGGCAAGGCAATCAATACATTCATCAGCTTCTTCGTTAATGCAGGGCTTGTTCTCATAAAGCAGGTAGCTGCTTCTGTATTTGCCGGGTGTAAGGTTAGGCATCAGTACATTGGCGCCTGCCTTCAGTCCGCGTTCTCTTCCCATTGGAAAAATAGTTTGCAAAGCAGTTGTAGATACAATGTTGATATAAGGCATCATGATTCTTAGAACAGCAATCATGCGAAGCGATAGGTTGAAGCGTTCTGCGAGAGGCAGCAATAAGTCTTTGTATTCATAAAGAGGAGTATCGGTGTGTTCAATATATGGTCCCATTCCAACCATATCAATGTTCATTTTTTTTATGAATAACAAATCGTCGGCAAGATTTTCAATCGTTTGAAATGGCAAACCTATCATCACGCCTGTTCCTGTTTGATAACCTGCTTTCTTAATATTTTCAAGGCATTCCAGTCGCGTCTTATAACTATGTAGATAATTATCAGGATGAATTTTTTTATAAAGTTCTTCGCTGGAAGTTTCTATTCGCAATAAATACCGGTCAGCTCCGGCATCGTGCCATTCTTTATATGTTTCGAATAATTGTTCGCCAACTGAAAGCGTGATGCGGAGTTCAGGGTTTGCTATTTTTTTTATTCCTGTTATCAGTCCTGTTATTCTTTTAGTAAAATCAGGGTTACATTGCTCACCCGATTGAAGCACGATTCCTGTGAATTTATTTTTTTGAGCGAATTCGGCAGTTTGCAAAATTTCGTCATCAGTTATAGAATACCTGTTTACTTTAGTGTTTCCGCTTCTTATACCGCAATACAAACAATTCTTTTTACATTGATTTGAAAATTCTATCAGTCCTCGTAAATAATCTTTTTTACCTATAAAATTTTCTTTTATCGAATAAGCTTTTTTTATTAAAGTGTCGCTATCTTCTTTATTGGTAAGTGAAAGTAAGAACATTATATCTTCTTTCGAAAACTCTTGCTTGTTTAATATTTCACTTAAATATTTCATAAATCATTTTATAAAAGGAGCAACTGCTCTTTCAAAAATTCCATTGATGTATGCAATGGTCAACCCGTAATTGGTAACAGGAACGCCTGCTTCAATGACTTCGGATAAACGACTTAAAATTTGTTTGCGTGTGATCATGCATCCGCCACACTGAATTACCAACGCATAATCGGTTATCGGATTTTTAATTTCATTTAAACCTGCAACAGTGTCAAACTCCAATTGTTTTTTTGTGTATTCTTTAAGCCAGCGTGGGATTTTGAACCTACCAATATCTTCACAATTTACCTGGTGCGTGCACGATTCCAGGATCAATATTTTATCACCGTCTTTTAGTTCCGATATTTTTTTTGTTCCTTTCACGTATTCATCGAAAGGCCCACGCATGTTGGCATAAGCTACACTAAAACCTGTCAGCGGAATGTCGGGCGGGATAATTTTATTTACATATCCGAATGCCTGGCTGTCGGTAATTACAAGCTTAGGCTTTATACCTGTTTTCTGTAAAAATAATTCTGCTTCTGTTTCTTTTACTACCACATTTATTGCATCATTATCGAGAACATCACGGATAGCCATTACCTGTGGCAATATCATTCTTCCTTCGGGAGCTTCTGAATCGACAGGAGTGATGAGCATAACAATATCACCGCGATCAATAATTCCTTTTAATAATGACGAATTTTTATAAGCTGTTTCAGGAATAACATTTTTTAATATTTCAATAACATTTTCAATGTTGAAACTTGTTTTAGCGCTGAATTCAGTAATAGGAGCGTCAGTTATTTTTTTTATTTTTTTAATGGTAGAATTTAATAAAGGTTCAATGTCTGATTTGTTATGTACGACTAAGTATGCAATTTTATATTTATTGAATTTTTCGATCAGCATATTTTCGTACTCACCGAAAATATTATTTGCGATAAGCAAGATAGCGCAATCTATTTGCTTAATTACATCAATGGTTTTTGCAATTCTTTTTTCTCCCAGCTCTCCGCTGTCATCAACACCGGCGGTATCAATAATAACAGCCGGGCCGATCCCGAATATTTCCATTGATTTTTTTACCGGGTCGGTAGTTGTTCCGGCAATTTCTGAAACTATTGCCACATCAAGCTTTGTGAGTGCATTGATAAAAGAACTTTTGCCAAAATTCCTGCGTCCAAAAATTCCGATATGCGGTTTGTTATCTTTTCCTTTGCTCATATGTTAGTAATATAAATCTCTTTTTCCCGATCTTATCATTTCAATTTTTTCTTTAATTGAAATTTTTATTTTTTCATCAGCCAGTTTTTCAATATTCTTATTAATTACCTCCCATCCTTTTTTTGCTGTAGTTTCAGGAGCATAATCAACAATATATTCTGCTAAAGTGAGTATTGCATTGGGTGTGCAATAACGTTTAATGAAACCCGGAACTGAAAATTCCATAAAGTGTTCGCCTGTTCTTCCGAGCCTGTAGCAAGCGGTACAAAATGATGGCAACATATCTTTATCCAGCAGGTCATCAATGATTTCATTCAATGAACGATCGTCATTAATTCGGAATTGTCCACGATCTAAATTTTTCTCTTTTTCTTTTTCTTCAGAATAACTACCGATTTCAATTTTTGTTCCGCCATCAATTTGCGAAACTCCGAATTGAATAATCTCATCTCTTAATTTTGCCGGTTCTCTTGCTGTAAGTATCATTCCGGTATAAGGAACAGCAAGCCTAAGAATGGCAACAAGTTTGGTGAAGTCTTCGTCGCTGACAAAATATTTATTTCCCAAATCTAGCATTGATGCATCTTTTACCCTTGGAAATGAAATGGTATGCGGTCCTACATTGTAGCATGCTTCGAGGTGGTTCGTGTGACGAACTAATCCCATAACTTCAAAACGCCAATCGTACAATCCGAATAAAGCGCCAATACCAACATCGTCTATTCCTGCTTCCTGTGCTCTATCCAATGAAGTAAGCCTGTAACCGTAGTCTGCTTTTTTACCTCGCAGATGATAGGTTTTGTAAGCATCGCTATTATATGTTTCCTGGAATATCTGGAACGTACCGATACCGGCTTTTTTTACTATTTTAAAACCTTCAATTTCCAGCGGCGCAGCATTGATGTTCACTCTTCTTATTTCACCGTTTCCTTTTTTTACATGATATGCGATATCAACGGTATGTGCGATGTATTCAGGGCTGTATTGAGCATGCTCGCCATAAACAAGGATCAATCTTTTCTGCCCTTTATCTTCAAGGGATTCTATTTCTTTTACAATTTCATCATCAGAAAGGGTTTTCCTTACCGCACTGGTGTTCGATGCCCTGAAGCCGCAATAAGTGCAATTGTTAGCGCATTTATTTCCGATATAAAGAGGTGCAAATAATACAATACGGTTACCGTAGATATTACGTTTTAATGTCCGGGCGCCTTCTTTTATTTCTTCAATGAGTTCCGGTGTATCTGCATTAATAAGTGTAGCAACATCTTCCAGGTTAAGCCTTTTTTTTGAAAGCGATTTAGCAATAATTTTTCTTACTTTTTCTTTTGAAGATTTAGTATTGTTAATATAATTCCATATTTCATCCTTGTCAATAAAGGGTTTCATTGGCTCGTCAGGAATAGAATATTTTTCAGGTACAAATTTCATAATATCCTCCGTTGTATTTTAATTTCAATATTTAGGTAATATGATCGTAAACGTGCTTCCTTTGTTTGGCGTGCTGGATACATCGATGGTGCCATTATAGATTTCAACTATTTTTTTTACTATCGATAAGCCAAGGCCTGTGCCTACAATGTTTTTTGTGTTGATATTTTTTATCCTGACAAATTCGTGGAATAATTTACTGATGTCTTCAGCCGACATACCAATGCCGGTGTCTTCAATAATGATGCTTATAGAAGTTCCGATTTCTTTGATTGCAATATAAATCTGTCCGCCTTCTTTATTATATTTCACCGCGTTTGAGATCAGGTTGTTGAAAATGATTTCCATCTCCTGTCGGTCTGCCTTTATTATCAAGCTTTCCGGGGCATCCAAATACATTTTGATATTTTTTTGTTTTGCCAGGGGCTCAAAAGTATCAATTGCAAATTTTGATACATCGAACAAATCGATCTCCTGCAAGTGCCTGTTGTTTTGACCTGATTCGATACGGGTAAGGTCGAGCATGTCGGATATAAGGCTGCGCATGCCTTTCATTCGTATCAGTGATCGATCGATCATCGGGTCATAATCTTCAAGTTTATCACCTGCCTGTCTTTCCTTCATCATATTCATGTATCCTTCAACGGCATTGATAGGTGATTTTAGTTCATGAGACAAAACTGAAAGAAACTGATGGCGCAATTCCTTGTCGTTCTCGGTCATCTTATTGGTCATGCGTTTCAGGTAAAGATGTTTGGTGATACTTTCCGTAGCTGCTTTGAGTTCCTGGGGTACGAAAGGTTTTGGAACGAAATTGTATGCGCCGTTTTTTGTAGCATTTACAGCAAGTTCAAGAGAGGCATAGGAAGTGATCATCATTACCTGGATATCGTATTTGTTTTTATTCATGTATTCCAAAACATCAATACCATGAATTCCCGGGAGCTTATTATCAAGCAACATGATATCCGTTTTATTTTCCTGGATAAAACTTATTGCTTCTTCACCGGTTGCAGCCTCATGTATATCGAATCCAAAATCTTCTTCCATGAATGGGAATCCAACCGTGTAATTTCGCAGTATTCTGCATATTCCTGAACGTATTCCCGGCTCATCATCAACCACTAATACAACTAACTTTTCCATGGTTTTTAAATTTTTATTATTTAATCAAGCTATTGATTTCTTTTTGTAACTGGTCAGGGCGCAAACTTTTATCGATATACCTGTCGGCCTTTATCCATGCACGTTCTCCGGGACTGTTAAGCCCGAACACCAGCCCGGTTTCTGCTGTAACTGCAGTGGCAATGATTACTGGAACATCAGGATATAATTTTTTTAATTTATGACTTAGTATAAAACCACTGTCTTTGTTTTCCATCATCAGATCAAAGATGGCCAGGTCAGGTTTGTATTGACCGATAAGTATTTCAGCTTCTTTCTGGCTCGAAACGGCTTTCACTTCAAAGCCCATCAGTTTTGTATTTACTTCAAGGAAAGTTAAGAAGTCAGGATCATCATCTGCAATCAATACTTTTTTATTATTTGTTTTCATTACAATGAATTTTAAATTAATTCTTTTTTTTAGGTAATACAATTGTGAATATGGTACCT
This sequence is a window from Bacteroidales bacterium. Protein-coding genes within it:
- the hydF gene encoding [FeFe] hydrogenase H-cluster maturation GTPase HydF; the protein is MSKGKDNKPHIGIFGRRNFGKSSFINALTKLDVAIVSEIAGTTTDPVKKSMEIFGIGPAVIIDTAGVDDSGELGEKRIAKTIDVIKQIDCAILLIANNIFGEYENMLIEKFNKYKIAYLVVHNKSDIEPLLNSTIKKIKKITDAPITEFSAKTSFNIENVIEILKNVIPETAYKNSSLLKGIIDRGDIVMLITPVDSEAPEGRMILPQVMAIRDVLDNDAINVVVKETEAELFLQKTGIKPKLVITDSQAFGYVNKIIPPDIPLTGFSVAYANMRGPFDEYVKGTKKISELKDGDKILILESCTHQVNCEDIGRFKIPRWLKEYTKKQLEFDTVAGLNEIKNPITDYALVIQCGGCMITRKQILSRLSEVIEAGVPVTNYGLTIAYINGIFERAVAPFIK
- a CDS encoding DEAD/DEAH box helicase encodes the protein MIFEDLNLNKPLLQALDDLEYTNPTPIQEKVFPLIMDGRDVLGIAQTGTGKTFAYLLPILRQLKFSEQKHPRILIVVPTRELVLQVVGEINKLITYMSVRVGGVYGGTNINTQKQIVYNGLDILVATPGRLIDLALCGTLRLSFIQKFVIDEAEEMFNMGFRTQLKNVIDLLPPKRQNLLFSATMMKDIENIISDFFITPQKIEIAAHGAPLEQISQVAYYVPNYYTKANLLENLVLKNDELNKVLVFCESRKLADRLFDQMKEKFPDQLGVIHSNKSQNFRINSLKQFQDGNYRVLIATDIAARGLDISDVSHVINFDTPKIPVDYIHRIGRTGRADKTGVAITFINEAERIFQIEIEGLMKKPIPIEPLPEDVIISKIFTDEELPPKTNKNYLKNSTLKSSGGAFHEKLEKNKKVNLGGSYKRNLRLKYKKPKSLHNNKKREKK
- a CDS encoding RNA-binding S4 domain-containing protein is translated as MIEFELGEHEFIPLNTLLKLLNFVRSGGEANQVIDEGFVKVNDVIEKQKRKKLRAGDKVKFQKNVVLIKV
- the hydE gene encoding [FeFe] hydrogenase H-cluster radical SAM maturase HydE, yielding MKYLSEILNKQEFSKEDIMFLLSLTNKEDSDTLIKKAYSIKENFIGKKDYLRGLIEFSNQCKKNCLYCGIRSGNTKVNRYSITDDEILQTAEFAQKNKFTGIVLQSGEQCNPDFTKRITGLITGIKKIANPELRITLSVGEQLFETYKEWHDAGADRYLLRIETSSEELYKKIHPDNYLHSYKTRLECLENIKKAGYQTGTGVMIGLPFQTIENLADDLLFIKKMNIDMVGMGPYIEHTDTPLYEYKDLLLPLAERFNLSLRMIAVLRIMMPYINIVSTTALQTIFPMGRERGLKAGANVLMPNLTPGKYRSSYLLYENKPCINEEADECIDCLANRVKMIGEEIAYDEYGDSKHFIKRKNNLEIKLD
- a CDS encoding hybrid sensor histidine kinase/response regulator → MEKLVVLVVDDEPGIRSGICRILRNYTVGFPFMEEDFGFDIHEAATGEEAISFIQENKTDIMLLDNKLPGIHGIDVLEYMNKNKYDIQVMMITSYASLELAVNATKNGAYNFVPKPFVPQELKAATESITKHLYLKRMTNKMTENDKELRHQFLSVLSHELKSPINAVEGYMNMMKERQAGDKLEDYDPMIDRSLIRMKGMRSLISDMLDLTRIESGQNNRHLQEIDLFDVSKFAIDTFEPLAKQKNIKMYLDAPESLIIKADRQEMEIIFNNLISNAVKYNKEGGQIYIAIKEIGTSISIIIEDTGIGMSAEDISKLFHEFVRIKNINTKNIVGTGLGLSIVKKIVEIYNGTIDVSSTPNKGSTFTIILPKY
- the hydG gene encoding [FeFe] hydrogenase H-cluster radical SAM maturase HydG translates to MKFVPEKYSIPDEPMKPFIDKDEIWNYINNTKSSKEKVRKIIAKSLSKKRLNLEDVATLINADTPELIEEIKEGARTLKRNIYGNRIVLFAPLYIGNKCANNCTYCGFRASNTSAVRKTLSDDEIVKEIESLEDKGQKRLILVYGEHAQYSPEYIAHTVDIAYHVKKGNGEIRRVNINAAPLEIEGFKIVKKAGIGTFQIFQETYNSDAYKTYHLRGKKADYGYRLTSLDRAQEAGIDDVGIGALFGLYDWRFEVMGLVRHTNHLEACYNVGPHTISFPRVKDASMLDLGNKYFVSDEDFTKLVAILRLAVPYTGMILTAREPAKLRDEIIQFGVSQIDGGTKIEIGSYSEEKEKEKNLDRGQFRINDDRSLNEIIDDLLDKDMLPSFCTACYRLGRTGEHFMEFSVPGFIKRYCTPNAILTLAEYIVDYAPETTAKKGWEVINKNIEKLADEKIKISIKEKIEMIRSGKRDLYY
- the rlmF gene encoding 23S rRNA (adenine(1618)-N(6))-methyltransferase RlmF translates to MLPKKKEHPKEKSKLHPRNKHRERYDFKQLIESCPELAAFVKMNIYNDESIDFADPDAVKMLNKTLLKHYYNIDNWNIPENYLCPPIPGRADYIHYMADLLYSSNFGKMPAGKKIKCLDVGVGANCVYPIIGNKEYDWSFVGSDIDAVAVESAKKIIESNPVLKNKIEIRLQKNLKDIFYGIIQQDEYFDLTVCNPPFHKSLIEASEGTLRKLNNLNDKKITKPVLNFGGKSNELWCKGGEVKFVKNMIYQSKQFATSCFWFSTLIAKQTHLSSVYEALKKVEATEVKTIPMGQGNKSSRIVAWTFFTPEQKKNWANTRWNK
- a CDS encoding DUF3820 family protein, whose product is MDNEALIKLVSMKMPYGKYKGWTLCNLPEPYLVWYHAKGFPEGKLGMLLHTMYEIKLNGLEYLLEPFKNRNYQGVRTINK
- a CDS encoding response regulator translates to MKTNNKKVLIADDDPDFLTFLEVNTKLMGFEVKAVSSQKEAEILIGQYKPDLAIFDLMMENKDSGFILSHKLKKLYPDVPVIIATAVTAETGLVFGLNSPGERAWIKADRYIDKSLRPDQLQKEINSLIK